One region of Sulfurisphaera ohwakuensis genomic DNA includes:
- a CDS encoding transposase, which translates to MNYSKKPKWDVILLLKTLLINFVYDISWNNLEGEIRDSKMFMKFLGGKVPPKGTIFFFYKRLQETVVDEGETMWTTLMDKQGLRQGDQRV; encoded by the coding sequence TTGAATTACTCCAAGAAACCCAAGTGGGACGTTATATTACTCCTCAAAACACTCTTAATCAATTTCGTCTACGATATCTCTTGGAATAACTTAGAGGGAGAAATTAGGGATAGTAAAATGTTCATGAAATTCTTGGGTGGGAAAGTCCCACCAAAGGGTACAATATTCTTCTTCTATAAGAGATTACAAGAAACAGTTGTCGATGAGGGAGAAACAATGTGGACAACCCTAATGGATAAACAAGGCCTTAGACAAGGTGATCAAAGAGTATAG
- a CDS encoding DUF4322 domain-containing protein codes for MIIPGSVHPKTLAQIKEKLFSIIKGRKAEEVKKTLVTAALTKDSVENKAKEFGISPQTVRNYVQEQPQIIEQILNMIKTISIKELGGRKRVKISID; via the coding sequence TTGATAATACCAGGCTCCGTCCACCCAAAAACACTTGCACAAATCAAGGAAAAATTATTTTCCATCATAAAGGGAAGAAAGGCAGAAGAAGTCAAGAAAACACTTGTAACAGCAGCACTAACAAAAGATTCAGTAGAAAACAAGGCAAAAGAGTTTGGTATCTCACCACAAACAGTAAGAAACTACGTGCAAGAACAACCACAAATAATAGAACAAATACTAAACATGATCAAAACAATCTCCATCAAGGAACTAGGCGGAAGAAAACGTGTAAAAATATCAATAGACTAA
- a CDS encoding glycosyltransferase has product METAVIITAYKRYVYVQDALNSVLRQTLLPNQIIIVADDIEAIKETLKIDKNISITLLEANYSRYGKQVSEAIKNLDKNVEIVFFLDDDDLFDKHKIEHISKIFDKYNDIVLVHNLQTYIDSRGREINDKKLFEAYEKNQPHKEVLISKQNFPLIYKEFPFIHHNHSSITIKRKLLEKYKDYIEQFDLMLDLPLFMISVMEGNILHIPERLTYYRIGSGKTSIANSSSYEDFLANERKIVCTMNRHLNDYRTLSFVIKEFEYKKIIMNRILDCEFWLYILNKYFECEYKAKLPPWNSILIRLIKQAIEGNISWTSLVKRIFAILLFLTIRNKATEIILNNFYSNKTL; this is encoded by the coding sequence ATGGAAACTGCTGTAATAATAACAGCATATAAGAGATATGTATATGTTCAAGATGCCTTGAATTCTGTACTAAGACAAACCTTATTACCAAATCAGATAATAATAGTAGCAGATGATATAGAAGCTATAAAGGAAACTTTAAAGATAGATAAAAATATTTCTATAACACTACTCGAGGCAAATTACTCACGGTATGGAAAACAGGTGTCTGAGGCAATAAAAAACCTAGATAAAAATGTCGAAATAGTCTTTTTTCTTGATGACGATGATTTATTTGATAAACATAAAATTGAGCATATTAGTAAAATATTCGATAAATATAACGATATAGTTTTAGTTCATAATTTGCAAACGTATATTGATAGTAGAGGGAGAGAGATTAATGATAAAAAGTTATTTGAAGCCTATGAGAAAAATCAACCTCATAAAGAAGTACTAATTTCCAAACAAAATTTTCCGTTAATTTATAAGGAATTTCCCTTTATTCATCATAATCATAGCTCAATCACAATTAAAAGAAAATTATTAGAAAAATATAAAGATTATATTGAACAATTCGATTTAATGCTAGACTTGCCTTTATTTATGATTTCCGTAATGGAAGGAAATATTTTACATATTCCAGAAAGATTAACCTATTATAGAATAGGATCTGGAAAAACTTCTATCGCTAATTCATCTAGCTATGAGGATTTTTTAGCAAATGAAAGGAAGATAGTATGTACCATGAATAGACATTTAAATGATTATAGAACATTATCTTTTGTTATTAAAGAATTTGAATATAAAAAGATTATTATGAATAGAATATTAGATTGTGAATTTTGGCTCTATATTTTAAACAAGTATTTTGAATGCGAGTATAAGGCCAAGTTGCCACCATGGAACTCGATATTAATTAGACTAATAAAGCAAGCTATAGAAGGTAATATATCATGGACTTCGCTAGTAAAAAGAATATTTGCTATCCTATTATTTCTAACGATTAGAAATAAGGCTACCGAAATAATTCTTAATAATTTTTACAGTAATAAAACCTTATAA
- a CDS encoding carbamoyltransferase N-terminal domain-containing protein, whose protein sequence is MTIVVGFNFPVIHDNAIAIIQDGKLIFATEEERFTRHKHSIAEPPINALIQGFKFLAKQGIKPSDIDAYAVNFNPKFYPKRTRDHFYKNMYLLSVKFGFKPYILEAIKEYILSYLFRIPTYMEFAKRIIIHSIREAGFNISENQIKIYPVEHHLTHAASAYYFSGFNSATVLTIDGWGEIDSTVIWKVKSGEFEKISSIPAYYGSIGALWDFVSQNLNFGILEGPGKVMGLAPYGHENLLYKRKFDELLEISDDKYPYVLSSKYSEVFIDLEKQYQVIADYITGGKIDWNPRGQIDQRAADIAYELQRFTDNLLIHIGKWAKSHTDEDRVALAGGVALNAKANMELYYSRMFNEVFIFPAANDAGGPIGAAAYVYEHVLGGKMVHGRLKNVYLGPEYDEEVIKKVVQDSKFRAEYIGDDVNAVADIVAKGGIVT, encoded by the coding sequence ATGACAATAGTAGTAGGCTTTAATTTCCCAGTGATACATGATAATGCAATAGCTATTATACAAGATGGCAAATTGATTTTTGCAACAGAAGAGGAAAGATTTACTAGACATAAACACTCTATTGCCGAACCACCTATTAACGCATTAATTCAGGGATTTAAGTTTTTAGCTAAGCAAGGTATTAAGCCCAGCGATATTGATGCTTATGCTGTAAATTTTAATCCTAAATTTTATCCTAAAAGAACGAGAGATCACTTTTATAAGAATATGTATTTATTATCTGTGAAGTTCGGTTTTAAACCATATATTTTAGAGGCAATAAAGGAATACATATTATCTTATTTATTTAGAATTCCAACATATATGGAATTTGCTAAAAGAATTATAATTCACAGTATTAGAGAAGCTGGATTTAATATTTCTGAAAATCAAATAAAAATCTATCCAGTTGAACACCATTTGACTCATGCTGCATCTGCATACTATTTTTCTGGATTTAATTCTGCAACAGTTTTAACAATTGATGGTTGGGGTGAAATAGATTCTACAGTAATCTGGAAAGTTAAAAGCGGCGAATTCGAAAAAATATCAAGCATACCTGCATATTATGGCTCAATTGGTGCTTTATGGGATTTCGTATCTCAAAATCTAAACTTTGGGATTCTTGAAGGGCCAGGCAAAGTTATGGGGTTAGCACCATATGGTCACGAGAATTTATTATATAAGAGGAAATTTGATGAATTATTGGAGATTAGCGATGATAAATACCCGTATGTCTTATCTTCAAAATATAGTGAAGTTTTCATTGATTTAGAGAAACAGTACCAGGTTATTGCGGACTATATCACTGGTGGCAAGATTGATTGGAACCCTAGGGGTCAAATTGATCAACGTGCAGCGGATATAGCATATGAACTACAGAGATTTACTGACAACTTACTTATTCACATAGGCAAGTGGGCTAAGTCTCATACTGATGAGGATAGGGTTGCTTTGGCTGGTGGTGTTGCTTTGAATGCTAAGGCTAATATGGAGCTTTATTACTCCCGCATGTTCAACGAAGTTTTCATTTTCCCGGCTGCTAATGATGCTGGTGGGCCTATTGGTGCTGCTGCTTACGTTTATGAGCATGTTTTAGGTGGTAAGATGGTTCACGGTAGGCTTAAGAACGTTTATTTAGGGCCAGAATATGATGAAGAGGTAATTAAGAAGGTTGTTCAAGATAGTAAGTTTAGGGCCGAGTATATTGGTGATGATGTTAATGCTGTTGCCGATATTGTTGCCAAGGGTGGTATTGTTACTTAG
- a CDS encoding carbamoyltransferase C-terminal domain-containing protein — protein sequence MGNRSIVADPTRKDYWRLVNDIKGREWWRPLAPSLLDEDKDVYFKDPTSHEFMILMLRYKDEEVCKRVPVTCHVDLTARPQTVTRDQNRTWYDLIKTFKDIKGEGLIMNTSFNLAGEPLVETPQDALRSFAVKGFDAMYMQGWIIYKR from the coding sequence TTGGGTAATCGTTCAATTGTTGCTGATCCGACTAGGAAGGATTATTGGAGACTTGTGAATGATATTAAGGGTAGGGAATGGTGGAGGCCTTTAGCACCTTCTTTGCTTGATGAGGATAAGGATGTTTATTTTAAAGACCCAACATCTCATGAGTTCATGATTTTGATGTTACGTTATAAGGATGAGGAGGTTTGTAAAAGAGTTCCAGTAACTTGCCACGTTGATTTGACTGCAAGGCCACAAACTGTTACTAGGGATCAGAATAGGACTTGGTATGATTTGATCAAGACTTTTAAGGATATAAAGGGTGAGGGGTTAATTATGAATACTTCCTTTAACCTTGCCGGAGAGCCCTTAGTTGAGACTCCTCAAGATGCTTTGAGGAGCTTTGCGGTTAAAGGATTTGATGCAATGTACATGCAAGGCTGGATAATATACAAGAGGTGA
- a CDS encoding methyltransferase has translation MKVFKVKGIKIFYDEKLDGGGTSFGQLYVPIIRRLIGKSKTCFEAFSGPAFIGFSLLAHGLCEELVVADINPEAINYVKLTVNENKLEDKVRYYISDVLDGIPEGEKFDLVVGNPPHFNESTLENYCRRATCDQIDLLKSYDSGWNLHRRFYLNIRKFLNDKANVILVENSEGSNVKDFLEMINEGGLKYVRVIKPETEDIIYTSYIHIRGLNLNVGISRRVKRLPYGIYKLAFPFGEKTHYKPLIDYINFMSKFYFIWSRT, from the coding sequence ATGAAGGTATTCAAAGTTAAGGGAATAAAAATATTTTATGATGAGAAGCTGGACGGTGGAGGGACTAGTTTTGGGCAACTCTATGTACCAATTATAAGAAGGCTTATAGGAAAATCTAAAACATGTTTTGAGGCTTTTTCCGGTCCGGCATTTATAGGTTTCTCTTTATTAGCTCACGGCTTATGTGAGGAGTTGGTAGTAGCTGATATAAATCCTGAGGCCATTAATTATGTCAAATTAACTGTTAACGAGAATAAATTAGAAGATAAAGTAAGATATTATATTTCTGATGTACTTGATGGAATTCCAGAAGGTGAAAAATTTGATTTAGTGGTAGGTAATCCTCCTCATTTCAATGAAAGTACACTAGAAAATTATTGTAGAAGGGCTACGTGCGATCAAATTGATTTATTAAAATCTTATGATTCTGGATGGAATTTACATAGGAGGTTTTATTTAAATATTCGCAAGTTCTTAAATGATAAGGCAAACGTGATACTAGTTGAAAATTCTGAAGGGTCTAACGTAAAGGACTTTTTAGAGATGATAAATGAAGGAGGGCTTAAATATGTAAGAGTTATAAAGCCGGAAACTGAGGATATCATTTACACATCATATATACATATAAGAGGATTAAATCTTAATGTAGGCATTTCAAGGAGAGTGAAAAGATTACCATATGGAATATATAAGCTAGCGTTTCCATTTGGAGAAAAAACTCATTATAAACCACTTATTGATTATATTAACTTTATGTCAAAATTTTATTTTATATGGAGTAGAACTTAA
- a CDS encoding oligosaccharide flippase family protein gives MNPIKNALKSLSVTTTNVIVALIFFIITAKISNPAFFGKVAIIQLLEVITSAFFYFIPGQIITREISYLYARKEVNKDVIGKFISLPFLSFPVFLVLLLFPTYVKLAIPYLFLYLLGGVLNSIMIGMDMFTETAIAGNLFLIIRWGISILAVLQHNIYLFVEIWTLGGIISDSLGYFFIIKKIGFVYPLLYLPFLFKHFREGLPLYLSSLAGFFSSQGDRVTTAYLLGSYYLGIYQFSALVAGVPSMVLGALGGVLLPTASFYKALGKDERRMSSISFRLLSLISFLAVIISIPVAIVVVDKFFPAYEGGIEALILLLLATTLPFPIGSLVNFIVASKKDLRPFLVLSILNGGLTLLTSFLLIPRLGIVGGAISQIIVSIISSSFIVFYALRTSTFIPSRKEIMLLLAMPLIGVYEVFVDPPFLDLILLLLVILIFKAFKVIEKEDVKLVESFLSSKLKFISYILRLIN, from the coding sequence ATGAATCCAATAAAGAACGCGTTAAAGAGCCTTAGCGTGACAACAACAAACGTCATAGTGGCTTTAATCTTCTTTATCATTACCGCAAAGATTTCAAACCCAGCCTTCTTCGGGAAAGTTGCAATTATTCAGCTTTTAGAAGTTATAACTTCGGCTTTCTTTTACTTCATACCTGGGCAGATTATTACGAGGGAAATTTCCTACCTTTACGCTAGGAAAGAGGTAAATAAGGACGTAATAGGTAAGTTTATTTCCTTACCTTTTCTATCTTTTCCAGTTTTTCTAGTCTTGTTACTCTTTCCTACTTACGTTAAGTTAGCAATACCTTACCTTTTCCTATACTTACTGGGCGGAGTGCTTAATTCAATCATGATAGGAATGGATATGTTCACAGAGACTGCCATTGCCGGCAATTTATTCTTAATAATTAGATGGGGAATCTCAATACTTGCCGTTCTTCAGCACAATATATACCTATTCGTAGAAATATGGACTTTAGGAGGGATAATTTCAGACTCTCTAGGTTATTTCTTTATAATAAAAAAAATAGGTTTTGTTTACCCCCTTCTATACCTTCCCTTCTTATTTAAGCATTTTAGGGAAGGCCTTCCGCTCTATTTATCCTCATTAGCAGGCTTTTTCTCCTCGCAAGGTGATAGAGTAACTACTGCTTACTTGTTAGGTTCCTACTACTTAGGCATTTACCAATTTTCTGCATTAGTTGCCGGAGTACCTTCAATGGTTTTAGGTGCATTGGGTGGAGTTCTTTTGCCTACAGCTTCATTTTATAAAGCATTGGGTAAGGACGAGAGGAGAATGTCTTCAATTTCCTTTCGTTTGCTCTCTTTAATTTCCTTTTTAGCAGTAATAATTTCTATACCCGTCGCCATCGTCGTTGTTGATAAATTCTTCCCAGCTTATGAGGGTGGAATAGAGGCTTTAATACTTTTACTTTTAGCTACGACACTTCCTTTTCCGATAGGATCCTTAGTCAATTTTATTGTAGCGTCTAAGAAGGATTTAAGGCCGTTTCTAGTTCTCTCAATTCTTAACGGAGGTTTGACACTGTTAACCTCTTTTCTCCTGATACCTAGGCTAGGTATTGTAGGCGGAGCTATTTCCCAGATAATAGTCTCTATAATCTCTTCGTCCTTCATAGTGTTCTACGCTTTAAGGACTTCAACTTTTATACCTTCAAGGAAAGAGATCATGCTACTACTAGCTATGCCTTTAATAGGGGTTTACGAAGTGTTTGTTGATCCTCCGTTCCTAGATTTAATACTTCTCCTTTTAGTTATCTTAATTTTTAAAGCGTTTAAAGTAATAGAAAAGGAAGACGTAAAATTGGTTGAATCGTTTTTGTCGTCTAAACTTAAGTTTATATCTTATATTTTGCGGTTAATTAATTGA
- a CDS encoding type III-B CRISPR system CMR subunit Cmr7 translates to MERESASPDTYVFVPLVNNIKYEYSNSSFAVSKDDTILTINNLNKGKHISTIDEKSRNDKKYVEIHNILVLTGYAIDENSLSLVTTLDPCDYVRGILINGEIQQQPQQQLFTITLSKDEVMNKLYFIRKSEVNFQNDIEISIMVKTVKVGKTKYNSLKIEDDKIMGIVNLYGISDMNAIDDLKRN, encoded by the coding sequence ATGGAGAGAGAAAGTGCCAGCCCGGATACGTACGTCTTTGTTCCCTTAGTGAATAATATAAAGTATGAGTATAGCAACTCCTCCTTTGCTGTAAGCAAAGATGATACTATACTTACAATTAATAATTTAAATAAGGGTAAACATATCTCTACAATAGATGAAAAGAGCAGAAACGATAAAAAGTATGTAGAAATTCATAATATTTTAGTTCTTACCGGATACGCTATAGACGAAAATAGTTTAAGTTTAGTTACTACATTAGACCCTTGTGATTACGTTAGAGGAATCCTCATAAATGGTGAGATACAACAGCAACCTCAACAACAGCTATTTACAATTACACTATCTAAAGATGAAGTCATGAATAAATTGTATTTTATAAGGAAATCTGAAGTTAATTTTCAAAACGACATAGAGATCAGTATAATGGTTAAAACAGTTAAAGTAGGCAAAACCAAGTATAATTCTTTAAAAATTGAGGATGATAAAATAATGGGGATAGTGAACCTCTATGGAATTAGCGATATGAATGCTATTGATGATCTAAAAAGAAACTAA
- the cmr4 gene encoding type III-B CRISPR module RAMP protein Cmr4, producing the protein MPYYAFSEPFFIHAITHLHVGYGSSIEEEIDLPFQRDELGYPTIYASSLKGAIKSFLLKEFPSRRDVIYKVLGEDENPEEASLGTFLDAILFAIPSRIIEINSGSSNVWVYVTTYELLKKVKLYLESISQLSKVSFNLKSIIDSILSNKGKNIILNSNSKSVILNEDFYVELEDYTGDIPKITDDKIPLLVLEDSIGREVINRSLIRVRRIRIDKDRRTVQTGGLWSEEYVPMKTIFFSAFLGKESKETALFVSCILRSLKYIILGGKETIGKGIVELRWERDVL; encoded by the coding sequence ATGCCTTACTACGCTTTTTCTGAACCATTTTTTATTCATGCCATTACTCACCTTCACGTTGGTTATGGCTCGTCTATAGAGGAGGAAATAGATTTACCGTTTCAAAGAGATGAGTTGGGTTATCCAACAATTTACGCTTCAAGTTTGAAAGGGGCGATAAAGTCATTTCTTTTAAAGGAATTTCCAAGTAGGAGAGACGTAATTTATAAGGTGTTGGGCGAGGATGAAAACCCAGAAGAGGCTTCATTAGGTACTTTTTTAGACGCGATACTTTTCGCGATACCTTCGAGGATTATCGAGATTAACAGTGGTTCATCTAACGTTTGGGTTTACGTCACTACGTACGAGCTCCTAAAGAAGGTTAAACTATATTTGGAATCAATTTCCCAATTATCTAAAGTTTCTTTTAATTTGAAAAGTATAATTGATAGTATACTTTCTAACAAAGGAAAGAATATTATATTAAACAGTAACTCGAAAAGTGTTATTTTAAATGAGGACTTCTATGTTGAGTTAGAGGATTATACTGGTGATATTCCCAAGATAACTGATGACAAAATCCCATTGCTGGTGTTAGAAGATTCTATAGGGAGAGAAGTAATCAATAGGTCTTTAATTAGAGTTAGGAGGATAAGGATAGACAAGGATAGGAGGACTGTACAGACTGGGGGTTTGTGGTCTGAGGAATACGTTCCTATGAAGACTATTTTCTTTTCAGCATTTTTAGGCAAGGAGAGTAAGGAGACTGCATTGTTTGTCAGTTGTATCTTAAGGAGTTTAAAATACATTATCCTAGGCGGTAAGGAGACCATAGGAAAAGGAATAGTTGAGTTGAGGTGGGAAAGAGATGTCTTATGA
- the cmr5 gene encoding type III-B CRISPR module-associated protein Cmr5: MSYDDYKLAIEAFNKVLNSLKGDARSKFRSRARDMVEEIYTSGFIPTFFYIISKAGLETNDKIDKLVTLLDSPASASANLGSEEEASYMAYLFVILYYLTERNIIDKKFLIDKLRCNRIELIDKLYELSPIISARIKRYLMAIKRLAEAVIEGR; encoded by the coding sequence ATGTCTTATGATGATTATAAATTGGCTATAGAAGCGTTTAATAAGGTATTGAATTCTCTAAAAGGAGATGCTAGGAGTAAATTTAGGAGTAGGGCCAGGGATATGGTTGAGGAAATTTATACTTCTGGCTTTATTCCTACTTTCTTTTATATAATATCTAAAGCCGGGCTGGAAACTAATGATAAGATAGATAAGTTAGTCACACTGTTGGATTCTCCAGCTTCAGCAAGCGCTAATTTAGGTAGTGAAGAAGAGGCTTCTTACATGGCCTATTTGTTTGTTATTCTGTACTATTTAACTGAGAGGAATATCATAGACAAAAAGTTTCTAATTGATAAGCTTAGGTGTAATAGGATAGAACTCATAGACAAATTATATGAGTTATCTCCTATAATTTCCGCTAGGATAAAGAGGTATTTAATGGCAATTAAGAGGTTAGCTGAGGCTGTAATAGAGGGGAGGTAA
- the cmr1 gene encoding type III-B CRISPR module RAMP protein Cmr1 produces MEELLMSFKLKALYPLTGGYNRHSINQFYEESVRPTEIKGLWRWWNRVLFNTVSHANGGKLYTYDSIDRLFEDVFGGENMKSAVRLEVISDEDNNNRFELFDVELDKAIDCLKNYKGKVTVDLKDNEIVIKTENSSIPIVFKSNLDVSKIKDLVYNNKLLNFDLLGFKSIYIDTTKISNKEILREILRDLITNYLEYFNIKQEVTFTLNIYLDKNREKVYESNQKVKQNFGFNDKLKFALYSLLIFILLGGIGRKANRGFGSLSIVDVKCYDNMCEEIENLAKSFLLICNENELRGKIYSILDGAKKLYVNTQYFGNNSLLEIDPKKNVVYFINTDLLEIRKIKSKEKVLTNIPKAVLSNGDCIKSITQIQDKYARKSFLVAFGGYRELKRDIRWIKNFLCETSETVPSFNIVDFPVSANEDSFMSKYVLYHKHRSSLLRFKLISDKKDNSYLINYILYSSYFKKIDIKLISDILRELTSCVIQNDN; encoded by the coding sequence ATGGAAGAGTTGTTAATGTCTTTTAAGCTGAAGGCTCTTTATCCGTTAACCGGAGGATATAATAGGCATAGCATAAACCAGTTTTATGAAGAGAGTGTTAGGCCTACAGAGATTAAGGGATTGTGGAGGTGGTGGAATAGGGTTTTATTTAATACTGTAAGTCATGCTAATGGAGGTAAGCTCTATACTTATGATTCTATAGATAGACTTTTCGAGGACGTTTTTGGAGGAGAGAACATGAAGTCTGCAGTGAGGTTAGAGGTAATAAGTGATGAGGATAACAATAATCGATTTGAGTTATTTGATGTAGAGTTAGATAAGGCAATAGATTGCTTAAAGAACTATAAGGGGAAAGTGACTGTAGACTTAAAAGATAACGAAATAGTAATCAAAACAGAAAATTCCTCAATTCCTATAGTTTTTAAATCTAATTTAGATGTAAGTAAAATCAAGGATCTAGTGTACAATAATAAACTTCTTAACTTTGATCTCTTAGGTTTTAAGAGTATCTATATAGACACTACTAAAATTTCTAATAAAGAGATCCTCAGGGAAATTTTACGCGATTTAATTACGAATTATTTAGAGTACTTTAACATTAAGCAAGAAGTCACATTTACTCTTAACATTTATTTAGATAAGAATCGTGAGAAAGTATACGAGAGTAACCAAAAGGTTAAGCAAAATTTTGGCTTTAATGATAAGCTTAAGTTTGCATTATACAGCTTATTAATTTTTATACTGCTTGGAGGGATTGGTAGAAAAGCTAATAGGGGATTTGGTAGTTTGTCAATAGTAGATGTTAAGTGTTATGATAATATGTGTGAAGAAATAGAAAATTTAGCTAAAAGTTTTCTCTTAATTTGTAATGAAAACGAATTAAGAGGCAAAATATATTCTATTTTAGATGGCGCTAAAAAGTTGTATGTTAATACACAATACTTTGGAAATAATTCACTATTGGAAATAGATCCTAAGAAAAATGTTGTATATTTCATAAATACTGACTTATTAGAGATCAGAAAGATAAAAAGTAAAGAGAAAGTATTAACTAATATTCCTAAGGCTGTATTATCAAATGGAGATTGTATCAAATCTATTACTCAAATTCAAGATAAATATGCAAGAAAATCTTTCCTAGTAGCCTTTGGAGGGTATAGGGAACTTAAAAGAGATATAAGATGGATCAAAAACTTTCTTTGCGAGACTTCTGAGACTGTTCCGTCATTTAATATAGTAGATTTTCCAGTTTCAGCTAATGAAGACTCATTCATGAGCAAGTACGTACTTTACCATAAACATAGGAGCTCATTACTAAGGTTTAAACTAATTAGTGATAAAAAAGATAACTCTTATCTTATTAATTATATTCTTTACTCATCCTACTTCAAAAAAATTGATATTAAATTAATTAGTGATATACTACGAGAATTAACTTCTTGTGTGATTCAAAATGACAATTGA
- the cmr6 gene encoding type III-B CRISPR module RAMP protein Cmr6 produces the protein MTIDFLVNILKIINEEKCNINLFSALSLTSIVYNNLEEFISEKSHSNSQTYSENNLLIKYKILNLDEKEKKNLFKKEIAELISKNFKLKGEEVREFFNNLKGILKSLKYTVVDVEITTRTRALVGVSTSLGKLIFDSGISFDPYMNLPYIPASEIKGIVRSYIEDKLGKQEAKEIFGDEEREGSVNFTDAYPVRAESFVFVPDIITPHYNGKKSEADVEPKPIIYLTIAPKVTFRFLIYYKREDVGKPLCDVLPLVITRGLGARSSVGYSLFELSKIEVIR, from the coding sequence ATGACAATTGATTTTTTAGTTAATATCTTAAAAATAATTAATGAAGAAAAATGTAATATTAACTTATTCTCAGCATTAAGTTTAACTAGCATAGTATACAATAACTTAGAAGAATTTATTTCTGAAAAATCTCATTCAAACAGCCAAACATATAGTGAAAATAATCTCCTAATAAAATATAAAATATTAAACCTAGACGAGAAAGAGAAGAAAAACCTATTTAAGAAGGAGATAGCTGAACTTATCTCAAAGAACTTTAAATTAAAGGGCGAAGAAGTAAGGGAATTCTTTAATAACCTTAAAGGAATACTAAAGTCGTTAAAGTACACAGTAGTAGATGTTGAAATAACTACTAGGACAAGAGCTCTAGTTGGAGTTTCAACATCTTTGGGCAAGCTAATTTTCGATTCTGGGATCTCTTTTGATCCCTACATGAATTTGCCTTACATACCTGCTTCTGAAATTAAAGGTATTGTGAGAAGTTACATTGAAGATAAATTAGGTAAGCAAGAAGCTAAGGAAATTTTTGGAGACGAGGAAAGAGAAGGGAGTGTAAACTTTACAGACGCTTACCCCGTGAGAGCTGAGAGTTTCGTTTTTGTTCCGGATATAATTACACCGCATTATAATGGGAAGAAGTCTGAGGCTGATGTAGAGCCTAAGCCGATTATATATTTAACAATTGCCCCTAAGGTGACTTTTCGCTTTTTAATTTACTACAAAAGGGAAGATGTTGGAAAACCTCTATGTGACGTACTGCCCTTAGTAATTACGAGAGGTTTAGGGGCTAGATCCTCGGTAGGATATTCCTTATTTGAATTGAGTAAGATAGAGGTGATAAGATGA